One Ogataea parapolymorpha DL-1 chromosome VI, whole genome shotgun sequence DNA window includes the following coding sequences:
- a CDS encoding Histone H4, whose product MSGRGKGGKGLGKGGAKRHRKILRDNIQGITKPAIRRLARRGGVKRISALIYEEVRAVLKSFLENVIRDAVTYTEHAKRKTVTSLDVVYALKRQGRTLYGFGG is encoded by the coding sequence ATGTCCGGCAGAGGAAAAGGAGGAAAAGGTCTAGGAAAAGGTGGCGCTAAGAGACACAGAAAGATTCTTAGAGATAACATCCAAGGTATCACCAAGCCAGCCATTAGAAGACTCGCAAGAAGAGGTGGTGTCAAGAGAATCTCCGCTTTGATTTATGAAGAAGTGAGAGCTGTGCTCAAATCGTTCCTGGAAAACGTGATCAGAGATGCTGTTACCTACACTGAGCACGCCAAGAGAAAGACCGTCACATCTCTGGACGTGGTTTACGCTTTGAAGAGACAGGGTAGAACTTTGTACGGTTTCGGTGGTTAA
- a CDS encoding tRNA (uracil-O(2)-)-methyltransferase, with amino-acid sequence MTDLQTSPRRNTEATLSAREIPNIRDKPSVLGPEWCGIFEIPVTFEASHFEQAMSNLLKNPNINSTVILRADVLKNYTYTYTDGSDEPFLDKYIAEDPEAISIASDNPEEPIRSRYLDDIEIKSVPISKGFRPKVEMVRRIIPRNPSKDYVINQTCLMMEDSEDSILIVYTPHISKPEETPFYLPPVRSIGLLYSHGNLSIHYLPFGSLEELRTMKPIERPIRIAYRLMSTAQRHSDGVVKGYEKRVNHDLIVSKVAFQDRYISLKQKYAKALVDDWRENTDPRKHVFEDIAIAAFLIEFWSRIYPDKELFEFRDLGCGNGLLVYLLTMEGYKGIGIDARARKSWKMYPPEVQSKLKEQVIIPSVLLRPHPAARAHYFSDNGRAFKVPVDKKLPEELGLTEKHQLVEVFTSGDLLNSPQVNAAEFPKNTFIIGNHSDELTTWIPLLGYPFMVIPCCSHNLNGEKVRYPAIKSIAQANSVTSYTSTSRYATLVDHVEYIATIFGWQVEREMLRIPSTRNAALIGYRPNNFLPKSIYEIIAMEGGADRWVENTLSLMKRPPRNH; translated from the coding sequence ATGACTGATTTACAGACTTCTCCCCGGCGCAACACCGAGGCGACGTTGTCTGCACGCGAGATCCCCAATATTCGCGACAAGCCGTCTGTGCTGGGTCCGGAATGGTGTGGTATTTTCGAGATCCCGGTGACCTTCGAGGCTTCGCACTTCGAGCAGGCCATGAGTAATCTATTGAAAAATCCTAATATCAACTCCACAGTCATTCTCAGAGCAGATGTGCTAAAGAACTACACATACACGTACACGGACGGGTCCGACGAGCCGTTTTTGGACAAATACATTGCAGAAGACCCAGAAGCCATTTCCATCGCCAGCGACAACCCCGAGGAGCCAATACGGTCTCGGTACCTCGACGACATAGAGATCAAAAGTGTGCCTATCAGTAAAGGATTTAGGCCGAAAGTCGAGATGGTGAGAAGAATAATACCTCGCAACCCGTCCAAAGATTATGTGATCAACCAGACGTGCCTGATGATGGAAGATAGCGAAGACTCTATTTTGATTGTTTACACCCCACACATCAGCAAGCCCGAGGAAACTCCATTTTATCTGCCCCCAGTGCGGTCCATCGGGCTGCTTTATTCTCACGGAAACCTCTCGATCCACTATCTTCCGTTTGGATCCCTCGAGGAGCTAAGAACTATGAAGCCTATAGAAAGACCGATCCGAATCGCATACAGACTGATGAGCACTGCCCAACGGCACTCTGACGGCGTGGTTAAGGGATACGAGAAACGGGTCAATCACGATCTGATTGTGTCCAAGGTGGCATTCCAGGACAGATATATCAGTCTGAAGCAGAAATATGCCAAAGCTTTGGTGGACGACTGGCGAGAAAACACGGATCCGCGCAAGCATGTGTTTGAGGACATCGCCATTGCTGCTTTTCTGATCGAGTTCTGGAGCAGAATATACCCCGACAAGGAGCTATTTGAGTTTAGAGATCTTGGCTGTGGAAACGGCCTTTTAGTGTATCTGCTTACCATGGAAGGTTATAAAGGCATAGGAATCGACGCAAGAGCGCGCAAATCTTGGAAAATGTACCCTCCCGAGGTGCAGAGCAAACTCAAGGAGCAGGTTATCATCCCCAGCGTGCTTCTGAGGCCGCATCCTGCTGCCAGGGCACATTATTTTTCCGACAACGGTAGGGCCTTCAAGGTGCCTGTGGACAAAAAATTACCCGAGGAGCTGGGGCTCACAGAGAAACACCAGCTGGTAGAGGTGTTCACATCGGGCGATCTGCTTAATTCGCCGCAAGTCAACGCGGCCGAGTTCCCTAAAAATACATTCATCATCGGCAATCACTCCGACGAGCTCACCACGTGGATTCCGCTGCTCGGGTACCCATTTATGGTTATTCCATGCTGCTCACATAACCTGAACGGCGAAAAAGTGCGGTATCCAGCCATCAAGAGCATCGCACAGGCCAATTCCGTTACCTCGTACACCTCCACCTCCAGATACGCCACGCTTGTGGATCACGTGGAGTACATTGCTACCATTTTTGGGTGGCAGGTAGAGCGCGAGATGCTCAGAATTCCATCCACAAGAAATGCCGCGCTGATTGGCTACCGGCCCAACAACTTTCTCCCCAAGTCGATCTACGAGATCATCGCCATGGAAGGCGGTGCAGACAGATGGGTGGAAAATACGCTCTCGCTGATGAAACGGCCTCCTAGGAATCATTAA
- a CDS encoding Heat shock protein 42 yields the protein MSMDQIIQQYLRDIINEQGYRPQPTRSAYYIQPQYPFGSGFRRGYPQVPVYYPYEEYEEDQDAAEDESSNDDESVQYRLEDLIGPYFTRKLARPSRRDIPSVVKQNSQTAREKVTKDAAAAPTGKITTPSAAEQQQQVSQASPKEPKLKRRNSTALNMHAKHNEPKIDPLQISAPQLKTNLPFSPAVNVYDFPDNYIIALALPGVSKEFVDIEFHPTSSELVIKGEVKNKYLSDDSTVDNSKILRVSEQRFGSFERVIKLPSVPDVKEEAISAKFHLGMLEIKVPKLKDSEKFRKPRKITLEEIPDEELERESQAS from the coding sequence ATGAGCATGGACCAGATCATTCAACAATATTTACGGGATATTATCAACGAGCAGGGCTACAGGCCACAGCCTACTAGGTCAGCATATTACATTCAACCTCAATATCCATTTGGATCTGGGTTCAGAAGAGGATATCCGCAGGTGCCGGTGTATTACCCATACGAGGAATATGAAGAGGACCAGGATGCGGCTGAAGATGAAAGTTCCAATGACGATGAGAGCGTTCAATATAGACTAGAAGATCTAATTGGCCCATATTTCACAAGAAAACTTGCCAGACCTAGTAGGAGAGATATCCCATCTGTCGTCAAACAGAATTCGCAAACGGCTAGGGAGAAAGTCACCAAAGACGCAGCCGCTGCTCCAACAGGCAAAATAACCACAccatcagcagcagaacaacagcagcaggttTCACAAGCTTCTCCAAAGGAACCAAAACTAAAAAGAAGGAATTCGACTGCGCTCAATATGCACGCTAAACATAACGAACCAAAGATCGATCCCCTTCAAATCTCTGCACCGCAGTTGAAGACGAATCTACCATTTTCCCCGGCTGTCAATGTTTACGACTTCCCTGATAACTACATCATTGCGTTGGCTTTACCAGGTGTGTCCAAAGAGTTTGTCGATATTGAATTCCACCCTACGTCTTCAGAGTTGGTGATAAAAGGTgaggtgaaaaataagTACTTGTCTGACGACTCCACGGTGGATAATTCCAAGATACTACGCGTTTCTGAGCAGCGCTTTGGCTCATTTGAACGAGTGATTAAGCTACCTTCAGTTCCTGACgtgaaagaagaagccatcAGTGCTAAATTTCATTTAGGTATGCTGGAGATCAAAGTTCCAAAATTGAAGGATTCTGAAAAGTTTAGGAAACCAAGAAAGATCACCCTTGAGGAAATTCCAgatgaggagctggaaagagaAAGTCAAGCCTCTTAA
- a CDS encoding Negative regulator of the PHO system, producing the protein MSASASQFQQLEKLGEGTYATVFKGRNRALGTFVALKEINLDSEEGTPSTAIREISIMKELRHENIITLYDVIHTENKLTLVFEYLDKDLKKYMDTNGYNKSGALEPHVVKSFMFQLLRGIMFCHDNRVLHRDLKPQNLLISSKGELKLGDFGLARAYGIPVNTFSNEVVTLWYRAPDVLLGSRSYSTSIDMWSAGCIMAEMFTGKPLFPGSSNEDQLLKIFRIMGTPNERTWPGVTNYPNYRSNFNVFIPQDLHTLIPNMDNLALNLLQGLLQMRPELRLSARQALQHAWFNDFTGNAASATPVFEQTTQQPQQQYNY; encoded by the coding sequence ATGTCTGCTTCTGCCTCCCAATTTCaacagctggagaaactaGGAGAGGGAACATACGCCACGGTCTTCAAGGGACGGAACCGTGCGCTTGGCACGTTTGTGGCGCTGAAGGAAATCAACCTGGACAGCGAAGAAGGCACGCCATCTACAGCTATAAGAGAGATTTCCATCATGAAAGAATTGAGACACGAGAATATTATCACCCTATACGACGTCATACACACGGAGAACAAGCTGACCTTGGTGTTTGAATACCTTGATAaggatctgaaaaaatacatGGACACCAACGGTTACAACAAGAGTGGTGCTTTGGAGCCGCATGTGGTCAAGTCGTTCAtgttccagctgctccGAGGAATTATGTTTTGTCACGACAACAGGGTGCTTCACCGCGACTTAAAGCCTCAGAATCTTCTTATCAGCAGCAAGGGCGAACTGAAGTTGGGCGATTTTGGTCTGGCCAGAGCTTATGGAATTCCAGTCAACACCTTCTCCAACGAGGTCGTCACTCTGTGGTACCGCGCCCCAGATGTGTTGCTCGGGTCTCGCAGTTACTCCACGTCGATCGATATGTGGTCCGCAGGGTGCATTATGGCAGAAATGTTTACTGGTAAACCTCTCTTCCCTGGCTCCTCCAACGAAGACCAAttgctcaagatcttcaGAATCATGGGTACACCAAACGAGAGGACATGGCCGGGTGTCACCAATTATCCGAACTATAGATCCAATTTCAACGTTTTCATCCCTCAAGACCTGCACACACTGATTCCAAACATGGACAACCTCGCATTGAACCTGTTGCAAGGATTGCTTCAGATGAGACCCGAGCTTCGACTTAGCGCTCGCCAAGCTCTCCAGCACGCGTGGTTCAACGATTTCACTGGAAACGCTGCCAGTGCCACCCCGGTGTTTGAACAAACCACACAGcagccacagcagcagtaTAATTACTAG
- a CDS encoding Subunit of the vacuole fusion and protein sorting HOPS complex and the CORVET tethering complex, whose protein sequence is MSSPSLGWERLQTVFYRSRPLFALKWEDVNLKDSMVAIGPYAAAIAVFPHTMGTAIEIYSGSGSPLASIPWNTKAGNIASFGWTGRCELVVVLRHGKYRVYTDYDGEFEEYDIGSEVIDVRFWNNGLVVRTIDGFKSFAYGNDVVNEFPIVEGSIVGWAIIPPVYHTPLKLVISTQDGVLLIDQRIKDTKQNEQGPYSLISASPNGDFVALYGDGSVLIVTSDFTTTLNVFRCESSVPLQLEWCGNDAVVVSYEDEMLLIGPSDESITFYLDSPAIVRPEVDGFLYLDNSNLQFVSRVSNYTVETFRIGSTSASAILLDAIEQIDQRSPKANENLEIIADNLADAVDHCIRAASEEFDPYWQKKLLRAATFGKTTLDMYNSDEFVETCNNLRILNIIRQPEIGIFLTYNQFIELGLDRLIDLLLLRKLHYLCLKIADFMSLPKDNIYINWACAKIRKSDLNNDELLQELLKRLQDKTVSFAQIAQAAYVEGRADLATKLLSLEKDVSLAVPMLLEMDQDSYALNKAEESMDTDSILYILVTLLNKVSVPDLLKMLNRKKNASGLFITQLASRDLQLLNDYYYKEDSIFGLTMVNLQKLAQETEIDRQKQLLNKASQTLQRSKYMKTESKWLKDEAKNLEIIGPIESGLNTKTSSHLELLEMLLKADFKKAVKLQKDLKISDKQFYYKVLKTYIQLPEKRRELYDFATQKQSPIGYEPFYTESLKVGDKRHASLYLGHCTNMPYKTKIKCYLSCDDHKGAIEEAFKRKDADMIRLIKDLAGNTVHIHLADDYIERLTGRR, encoded by the coding sequence ATGTCTTCTCCAAGTTTGGGCTGGGAACGATTGCAGACTGTTTTTTACCGCAGTCGCCCGCTCTTTGCCCTGAAATGGGAGGATGTAAACCTGAAAGATAGCATGGTGGCAATTGGGCCCTATGCTGCTGCAATTGCTGTGTTTCCACATACGATGGGAACAGCGATAGAGATCTACTCGGGATCTGGATCTCCACTCGCCTCCATTCCCTGGAACACAAAAGCTGGCAACATTGCCAGTTTTGGATGGACAGGGCGGTGCGAGCTAGTGGTGGTTTTACGCCACGGGAAGTACCGTGTGTATACAGATTATGACGGAGAGTTTGAAGAGTACGATATAGGATCTGAGGTTATCGATGTCCGGTTTTGGAATAATGGGCTTGTCGTGCGCACAATTGACGGGTTCAAGAGCTTTGCTTATGGCAACGATGTTGTAAACGAGTTCCCAATCGTGGAAGGATCCATTGTTGGATGGGCTATCATCCCTCCTGTCTACCACACTCCGCTGAAACTTGTTATTTCCACTCAGGATGGGGTTCTGCTGATAGACCAGCGCATAAAGGACACCAAGCAGAACGAACAGGGACCGTACAGCCTGATCTCTGCCTCACCAAATGGAGACTTTGTGGCACTGTACGGCGATGGGAGTGTGTTGATCGTGACAAGCGACTTCACAACCACCTTAAACGTGTTTAGATGCGAGTCAAGCGTGCCATTGCAGCTTGAATGGTGCGGAAACGATGCTGTGGTGGTAAGCTATGAAGACGAGATGCTGCTGATAGGGCCGTCCGACGAGTCCATCACCTTCTATCTAGACTCGCCCGCGATCGTGCGGCCTGAGGTGGACGGATTTCTGTATCTTGACAATTCCAATCTGCAATTTGTCTCCCGAGTCAGCAACTACACAGTCGAGACGTTCAGGATTGGCTCTACTTCGGCAAGTGCGATTTTGCTGGATGCCATCGAACAGATCGACCAGCGGTCGCCAAAAGCCAACGAAAACCTGGAAATCATAGCGGACAATCTTGCTGACGCGGTCGACCACTGCATCCGAGCCGCCTCCGAAGAGTTTGATCCGTACTGGCAAAAGAAACTTCTGCGAGCAGCTACCTTTGGTAAAACCACTTTAGACATGTACAACTCCGACGAATTTGTCGAGACGTGCAACAACCTGCGAATACTCAACATTATCAGACAACCGGAAATCGGAATATTCCTCACATACAACCAATTTATAGAGCTGGGGCTGGATAGACTGATAGATCTGCTTCTTTTGCGCAAATTACATTATCTCTGTCTGAAAATAGCAGATTTCATGAGCTTACCTAAAGACAACATCTACATCAACTGGGCGTGTGCCAAGATCCGCAAATCAGACCTTAATAatgacgagctgctgcaggaATTACTCAAAAGACTTCAGGACAAGACTGTTTCTTTCGCACAGATCGCACAAGCTGCCTACGTCGAAGGCCGTGCAGACCTGGCTACAAAGCTGCTGAGTTTGGAGAAGGATGTCAGTCTGGCAGTGCcgatgctgctggaaatggaCCAGGATAGCTATGCGCTCAACAAGGCAGAAGAAAGCATGGACACAGACTCTATTCTGTACATCCTTGTGACCTTGCTAAATAAGGTTTCAGTGCCCGACTTGCTGAAAATGCTcaacaggaaaaagaatGCTTCGGGACTTTTCATTACCCAGCTGGCATCGCGGGATCTGCAGCTGTTGAACGACTACTATTACAAGGAAGACTCGATATTTGGATTGACAATGGTGAATCTGCAGAAACTCGCACAGGAAACCGAAATTGACAGGCAAAAACAGCTGTTGAACAAAGCTTCTCAGACACTGCAGAGATCGAAGTACATGAAAACAGAGTCCAAGTGGCTCAAAGACGAGGCTAAAAACCTTGAAATTATAGGCCCTATAGAGTCGGGGCTTAACACCAAGACGTCTTCGCATTTAGAGCTCTTGGAAATGCTACTCAAGGCCGATTTTAAGAAAGCAGTAAAACTACAAAAAGATCTCAAAATATCAGACAAACAGTTCTACTACAAAGTGCTCAAGACATACATCcagcttccagaaaaaagacgcGAGCTATATGACTTTGCCACACAAAAGCAGTCACCTATAGGCTACGAACCATTTTACACAGAGTCATTGAAAGTCGGCGACAAACGACACGCGTCGCTGTATTTAGGCCATTGTACAAACATGCCGTACAAaaccaaaatcaaatgtTATCTTAGCTGTGATGACCACAAAGGTGCGATCGAAGAAGCTTTCAAGCGGAAGGATGCTGATATGATCAGGCTTATCAAAGATTTGGCAGGCAACACAGTGCATATCCATCTGGCAGATGACTACATCGAACGTCTAACTGGAAGACGCTGA
- a CDS encoding NOP4 Nucleolar protein, protein MTDKQPAAEGEDHLDRRTLFVQSIPVEATKEELNEFFSQYAPVRHSVIVTDTEGKSRGFGFVSFVTDEDALSALKETKKAKFKNKLLRVSIAKRRQRKDKKDNQAKPAEDAKFKSQEIALKKSAKLIVRNLPWSVKDPNELVKVFLKFGKVKEAHIPKKKDGKMSGFGFVTMMKHAAAEKAVKETVGLKLQGREVAVDFAIDKSKWEEFRKEKSEEGEEDEEEDDEEDEDEEREDEEQEEDEEDEEGEEDEEDEGEVKEEKKADDSEDDESDSDGEDLNFNRPRPNKQENFSIFVRNVPYDATRESLEEHFSKFGPIKYALPVMDKDTQLAKGSAFVAFRREEDYEECLLNAPEVNPNSMLIPDDVSPLYVYEGRVLQITATVDRDSAARMAERNALARKELLGRVPTEKDKRNLFLLNEGRITSGSRLASLISKTDLDVREKSYNLRVQQLNKNPSLHLSLTRLAIRNLPRAMNEKALKALGRKAIVQFAAEVKEGKRQPLNKEELARSQRHKEFIEEKLGVKPEDKKRKKQTGVVKQAKIINEVKGSGVLGRSRGYGFLEFRDHKHALMALRWLNAHEVSREDILVGLTEEQKKVAESEGTIAKRRLIVEFAIENAKVVKRRHEQIAYSKAKNHRKDGEGQDNGRDRKRQREGGRDERAGGGRRGANGRPNDSKRRKTDTQTAPEASKSGLPNDVKRLIGFKRKRRHAKK, encoded by the coding sequence ATGACAGATAAGCAACCTGCCGCCGAGGGCGAAGACCACCTGGACCGTAGAACACTGTTTGTTCAGTCGATCCCTGTTGAAGCCACAAAGGAAGAACTGAACGAGTTTTTCTCCCAATATGCCCCAGTGCGACACTCCGTGATTGTCACTGACACAGAGGGCAAGAGCAGAGGGTTCGGGTTTGTTTCGTTTGTGACAGATGAGGACGCTCTCAGTGCCTTGaaggagaccaagaaggccaagtttaagaacaagctgctgagaGTGTCTATTGCCAAACGGAGACAGAGAAAGGACAAAAAAGACAACCAGGCCAAGCCTGCGGAGGATGCAAAATTCAAGTCACAGGAAATTGCACTGAAAAAGAGTGCCAAGTTGATTGTGCGCAATCTGCCGTGGTCCGTGAAGGACCcgaacgagctggtgaaggtgttcttgaaatttgGTAAAGTCAAGGAGGCACATATTCCTAAGAAAAAGGATGGCAAGATGTCTGGGTTTGGGTTTgtgacgatgatgaagcACGCTGCAGCGGAGAAGGCTGTGAAGGAGACGGTGGGGCTGAAGTTGCAGGGCCGTGAGGTGGCTGTTGATTTTGCTATCGATAAGAGCAAGTGGGAGGAGTTCCGAAAGGAGAAGAGCGAGGAGGGagaggaagatgaagaggaggatgacgaggaggacgaggatgaagagAGGGAGGACGAagaacaggaagaagacgaagaagacgaagaaggcgaagaagacgaagaagatgaaggagaagtaaaggaagaaaagaaggCAGACGATTCTGAGGACGACGAATCGGACTCTGACGGCGAGGACCTCAATTTCAACAGGCCACGCCCAAACAAACAGGAAAACTTCTCTATTTTCGTGCGTAATGTTCCCTACGACGCGACGAGAGAATCTTTAGAGGAGCATTTTTCCAAGTTCGGTCCAATTAAGTATGCTCTTCCTGTCATGGACAAGGATACCCAGCTGGCCAAAGGATCCGCGTTCGTGGCGTTCCGTCGCGAAGAAGATTATGAGGAGTGTCTTTTGAATGCGCCAGAGGTGAATCCGAACTCGATGCTCATTCCAGACGACGTTTCTCCGTTGTATGTCTACGAAGGCCGGGTTTTGCAGATCACTGCCACCGTGGACCGCGATTCTGCTGCCAGAATGGCCGAGCGCAACGCACTTGCTCGGAAAGAGCTTCTAGGCCGTGTTCCAACAGAGAAAGACAAGCGTAATCTTTTCCTGCTGAACGAGGGACGAATCACGTCTGGCTCGAGATTGGCCTCGCTGATCAGCAAGACGGATCTGGATGTTCGTGAAAAATCGTACAATCTGCGtgtgcagcagctgaacAAAAATCCATCGTTGCATCTGTCGCTGACGAGACTGGCCATCAGAAACCTGCCTCGTGCCATGAACGAGAAAGCCTTGAAGGCCTTAGGACGCAAGGCAATTGTCCAGTTTGCGGCCGAGGTCAAGGAGGGAAAGAGACAGCcgctcaacaaggaggagcttgccAGATCGCAAAGGCACAAGGAGTTTATTGAGGAGAAGCTTGGAGTCAAGCCCGAGGACAAGAAGCGCAAAAAACAGACAGGTGTGGTGAAACAggccaaaatcatcaacGAGGTGAAGGGCTCAGGTGTGCTGGGCAGATCCAGAGGATACGGGTTCTTGGAGTTCCGAGACCACAAGCACGCTTTGATGGCTCTGCGGTGGCTGAACGCTCACGAGGTGAGTCGCGAGGACATCCTGGTTGGCCTGACAGAGGAGCAAAAGAAGGTGGCTGAGAGCGAGGGCACGATAGCCAAGCGTCGGTTGATTGTGGAGTTTGCTATTGAGAACGCCAAGGTGGTGAAGCGTCGACACGAGCAAATCGCCTATAGCAAAGCCAAGAACCACAGGAAAGACGGCGAGGGCCAGGATAATGGTCGAGACAGAAAACGGCAGAGAGAAGGCGGTCGTGACGAGAGAGCAGGTGGGGGCAGAAGAGGCGCGAACGGCAGACCAAACGACTCAAAGCGCAGAAAGACAGACACCCAAACTGCGCCCGAAGCCAGCAAGAGTGGTCTTCCAAACGACGTCAAAAGGTTGATTGGATTCAAAAGAAAGCGCAGACACGCGAAGAAATAG
- a CDS encoding Cytosolic protein required for sporulation, with product MSSAFKTVSEEVDKLASNDSLEHILADSNSLLDSLRKLRNDVENDHDDMTMIKTQFKSWNENTLKHEKSINKAIKNYSSKIDKVLNFNLSNVYTYQTVDVNSNPRARKLVDRAIVMDLLRNGHFDVLEHIERQRGIKIPQELVDRFKQLNEILISFREHDDLQPAIIWAAQHSNELKSIGSDLEFNLHKLQFIKLYNQSKNNEPFEAYKYARDNFPNFGTTHLDTISKLLFTIMYSSSTPECGFENYLTDGDLSNETFYNQICQDYCSLIGLSSNSPLYNTLLTSYIALPSFIKYHRISKSSGNLNWTTTNELPFEINLPPSLQFHSIFICPVSKEETTSENPPMVLPCHHIISKDSLIKLSRNSVANFKCPYCPRTTTIAQAVQARFVNL from the coding sequence ATGTCTTCTGCTTTCAAAACGGTTTCGGAAGAAGtcgacaagctggccaGCAATGACTCGCTGGAGCACATATTGGCCGATTCGAACTCACTGTTGGACAGTCTGCGTAAGCTTAGAAACGACGTGGAGAACGATCACGACGATATGACTATGATAAAAACCCAGTTCAAAAGCTGGAACGAGAACACGCTGAAGCACGAAAAATCCATCAACAAAGCGATCAAGAACTACAGctccaaaatcgacaaaGTGCTCAACTTCAATCTATCTAATGTCTATACCTATCAGACGGTGGATGTCAACTCAAACCCGCGGGCCCGCAAATTGGTGGACCGGGCAATTGTGATGGACTTGCTGCGCAATGGCCACTTTGACGTTTTAGAGCACATTGAGAGGCAACGCGGCATCAAAATACCgcaggagctggtggacagGTTCAAGCAGCTTAATGAAATCCTAATCAGTTTCAGAGAACATGACGATCTTCAGCCAGCTATCATTTGGGCCGCACAACACTCTAATGAATTGAAATCTATAGGTTCAGACCTGGAGTTTAACCTGCACAAACTGCAATTCATCAAGCTTTACAATCAGAGCAAGAACAACGAGCCCTTCGAAGCTTACAAATACGCAAGGGACAATTTCCCCAATTTCGGAACCACGCATTTAGATACCATCTCGAAACTGCTATTCACAATCATGTACTCCTCATCCACGCCTGAATGTGGATTCGAAAATTATCTGACGGACGGGGATTTATCGAACGAGACTTTTTACAATCAAATCTGTCAGGATTACTGCTCTTTAATCGGactttcttcaaattcgCCTCTCTACAATACCCTGCTCACCAGCTACATCGCCTTGCCCAGCTTTATCAAGTACCACCGGATCTCCAAGAGCTCGGGCAATCTTAACTGGACCACCaccaacgagctgccaTTCGAGATCAATCTGCCCCCATCGTTGCAGTTCCACTCCATCTTCATCTGCCCGGTGTCCAAGGAAGAAACGACTTCGGAAAACCCCCCTATGGTGCTTCCGTGCCATCATATCATTTCCAAAGACAGTCTCATCAAGTTGAGTCGCAATAGTGTGGCGAACTTCAAATGCCCTTACTGTCCGCGAACAACCACCATTGCCCAGGCTGTGCAGGCCAGATTTGTTAATTTGTGa
- a CDS encoding histone H3.1/H3.2 → MARTKQTARKSTGGKAPRKQLASKAARKSAPATGGVKKPHRYKPGTVALREIRRFQKSTELLIRKLPFQRLVREIAQDFKTDLRFQSSAIGALQESVEAYLVSLFEDTNLCAIHAKRVTIQKKDIQLARRLRGERS, encoded by the coding sequence ATGGCCAGAACTAAACAAACAGCAAGAAAGTCCACTGGTGGAAAGGCCCCAAGAAAGCAACTTGCTTCCAAGGCCGCAAGAAAGTCCGCCCCAGCTACTGGTGGTGTCAAGAAGCCACACAGATATAAGCCAGGTACTGTTGCCCTGAGAGAAATCAGAAGATTCCAAAAATCTACTGAATTACTTATCAGAAAATTGCCATTCCAAAGATTGGTCAGAGAAATTGCACAGGACTTCAAGACCGACTTGAGATTCCAGTCCTCTGCTATTGGTGCTCTCCAAGAGTCTGTTGAGGCTTACTTGGTCTCCTTGTTCGAGGACACTAACTTGTGCGCCATTCACGCCAAGAGAGTCACCATTCAAAAGAAAGATATCCAACTTGCAAGAAGACTCAGAGGCGAGAGATCTTAA